A single window of Salvia splendens isolate huo1 chromosome 8, SspV2, whole genome shotgun sequence DNA harbors:
- the LOC121744255 gene encoding uncharacterized protein LOC121744255: MGDHLEIRIEQGFELNPTPEKLIKGYLIPWVTGQNPTWNGVVEKAIYGDSFPWEIFSDIESLYHSKMEEKGAIKYTIFAFTTLVRARNSKRVSRKAGEGTWHGQTGPMKIEDSNTGFIIGQSKMFTFGNSGKADVGHWIMHEYSLSKELVMKSGRVNAADLVVCKITKTVQKKDKSLHKTNQVFFNGDYQVQCAQLESYGDGSIYERFAPDTNEGFSSEYIGNNGDYQVQAAQLDDGSNYARFAPYKNEFLSQETEVSSASLGVDRLAQPNVVPIVQQSDEGHAPLEDANKFLSPANEVPFANPGAVSILEPYYGGYELPLVESEMSYPMISYGSIVQPYCCGYEAPVPVPVPVLASPTVSIKRAAEVDLLRNGQDSDMKRQKCDGKDWMKEFDDLFASDFQPLMEAETRPQPNTEGSGDGRVRPPIINTFHQRR, translated from the exons ATGGGTGATCACTTGGAAATCCGGATCGAGCAGGGATTCGAGCTCAATCCGACCCCGGAGAAGCTGATCAAAGGCTACCTGATTCCGTGGGTGACGGGGCAGAATCCGACATGGAACGGCGTCGTTGAGAAGGCCATCTACGGCGACAGCTTCCCGTGGGAGATTTTCAGCGACATCGAGTCGCTTTACCACTCGAAGATGGAGGAAAAGGGCGCCATCAAGTACACCATCTTCGCCTTCACTACGCTGGTAAGGGCTCGAAATTCCAAGAGGGTTTCAAGAAAGGCCGGGGAGGGCACGTGGCACGGCCAGACGGGCCCCATGAAGATTGAAGACTCCAACACCGGTTTTATCATCGGTCAATCCAAGATGTTCACGTTCGGGAACTCAGGCAAGGCGGACGTCGGCCATTGGATTATGCATGAATATTCTCTTAGTAAGGAGTTGGTTATGAAGAGCGGCCGAGTAAACGCCGCCGATCTTGTCGTCTGTAAGATCACTAAAACTGTCCAGAAGAAGGACAAATCccttcacaaaacaaatcag GTATTTTTTAACGGTGATTATCAAGTCCAATGTGCGCAACTAGAATCGTACGGCGATGGTTCAATTTATGAAAGATTTGCGCCGGACACAAACGAG GGATTTTCATCGGAATATATAGGCAACAACGGCGATTATCAAGTCCAGGCTGCGCAACTTGACGATGGTTCTAATTATGCAAGATTTGCGCCGTACAAAAATGAG TTTTTGTCACAAGAAACTGAAGTTTCATCTGCAAGTCTCGGTGTTGATCGGTTGGCGCAACCCAATGTTGTTCCGATTGTGCAGCAATCCGATGAGGGACATGCGCCGTTGGAGGACGCAAATAAG TTTTTGTCACCGGCAAATGAAGTTCCATTTGCAAACCCCGGCGCTGTTTCGATTCTGGAGCCGTACTACGGTGGTTATGAACTTCCACTTGTTGAATCAGAGATGAGTTATCCGATGATTAGCTATGGTTCGATTGTTCAGCCGTACTGCTGCGGTTATGAAgctccggttccggttccagttcCAGTTCTGGCCTCCCCGACTGTATCAATAAAGAGGGCAGCGGAGGTCGATCTTCTTCGAAATGGACAAGATTCAGATATGAAAAGACAGAAATGCGACGGCAAAGACTGGATGAAGGAGTTCGATGATTTGTTCGCTTCTGATTTTCAGCCACTAATGGAGGCAGAGACGAGG CCGCAGCCGAACACTGAAGGTTCCGGTGATGGACGCGTTCGGCCTCCGATTATCAACACGTTCCATCAACGACGGTGA